A window of Gorilla gorilla gorilla isolate KB3781 chromosome 5, NHGRI_mGorGor1-v2.1_pri, whole genome shotgun sequence genomic DNA:
AATTCATGCAGTGAATGTTTATGTTTGTTTCTGGTGAAATGGTTTAAATTATGCTTGTCAAAAGACATGTAGTCTTATGGAAGTAAAGGAAGCCTTCATTGAAACCGGGAAGCCCCTCGTGTGTTAGATACAAGTTTCCATCACAGGCCCAATCTGGTCTTCTTTAAAAGAGTATACCATTGttactattttctttaaaaaaaaaaaacaaaacaccagagtctctctctgtcgcccaggctggagtgcagtggcgcagtctgggctcactgcaagctccgcctcctgggttcacaccattctcctacctcagcctccggagtagctgggactacaggcgcccgccaccacgcccagctaattttttctattttttggtagagacggggtttcaccgtgttagccaggatggtctcgatctcctcacctcgtgatccacccgcctcggcctcccagagtgctgggattacaggtgtgagccaccgcacccagcttattttctcttttctttattttttccttttttctttctatctatttatttatttatttatttattttgaaatggagtctcattctgtcacccagactggagtgcaacagcaggatcttggctcactgcaacctcggcctccccggttcaagtgattctcttgcctcagcctcctgagtagctgagactacaggtgcctgccaccatgtctggctaatttttatatttttagtagaggcagggtttcactgtgttagtcaggatggtctccatctcccgaatttgtgatccgcctgcctctgcctcccaaagtgctgggattacaggcgtgagccacctcgcctggccaaaaTCGTTACTATTTTCATAATCAATTGCAGATGGTGTTCACTCTGGGAGTTCTGCTTTCTAATACATACTAAACAGAAGACTaaacctaaaaacaaaacaaaacataggaTTGGGATTCTGAGCAAATATcagaaggaaaaatacattttggcCATGAAATGAATTATTTCAAATAGCTGTGGTAGCAGTTCAATTTTCTGAGTCAAAATTCTCATTTTAATCAAATTAAATCATTAAACTAAAATCTTACTTTAGTTAATCAAAGTTCTCAATTTACTTTTAATGTTAAATGGTAGAAAACATGTTTATACATGTTAGACTAAATAGATCTGGTACAGCATGTCATCAGATGTGAACAGCTCCTGTTAAACTACTAATAATTTCTAGAAAGTTAGAAAAATTGTTATTCCCTATAGTATATTTGGCAATTCTCCAGGGTGAGCTTGTAGGaggatatttttatacttttgtttgAGAACATTGTTTTACCTTTTGTTTTAGACAATGTGACCAGCATAATTACTACAACAATAAAACATCTGTAAACAGGATTAATCTGTTCTCTTTCTTAGTCAGAATTAGAGATATCCCACCCTCTCGTAAGCTGCATTAGTGTATTTAGAAtagatttatataaaattttcattctCTTCCAACTGAATAAAATTAATTGAATAAGTTGTATGTATAACTTTATCTGTACTCCATATAAGAAAAACACTTTAGTTttgatattaaaatgtttattaattcgTTATTAAAATGTTTCCCAAACATATGAAagccatctccattttatagaaaaagagaTTTGACTAAAGAAACGAAGAATACTTAAGTTTAGTTATGCTCTTGTGATTTAAGAGTATCTGATATTAAATATTAAGCAGTAGTGTCCTGGTTCTGTCACATCTTCCCATGGAAGATCCTTGAGATAATTTCATGGGGAGAAGAGGACTTTCCACGCAGGACATCAGTTGCTTTGCTCCCAAAGTTCTCTAAAAGCATTCATATGTATTGTGCCCGGAATTTTATTATGTACATTTACATGTTAAGTTGTTTTCACCGGCCCACGTTTTCCACCATGTGCTCGTGATAATTGAGCTTCCAGAAGGCAGGTCTGGATAGTAGATTAGGAGGGTGGTCCCCATTTCACAGGCGGTGATGAGAGGCTCTGAGCCTGAGCCAGCATCGTGAGGAAGTCAACAACAGACGGAAACACGGCTCGCGCCCAGCATCGCCCCACCGTGCAGTGAGCGGCCCTTCCTACGGAAATTGGTGAAAtacttgactttctgtttcttaaataatttaagaGCATAAAATCACATGTACTGCTTTGAAAGTACAAATCCAAGATGTATTGAGTCAGAACTTCTGTAAGTGAGCCGAGGCACGGGCAGCATGAAAACAGTCCTGGCGGGCATCGACACGCCCGGGCCGAAGAACTTCTGCTTTCAACCCTTCCAGTTAACAACATATCCCTTATATTAATTGTGTGGGTGTGTTATTATTCTATAGAAACATATATAACGAATTCTTATGTAATTATACTGTGATCATTAATCATATAATTTTATGAATCGTGTATGTTCTTATTTTATAGAAACTTAACCAGGGTATACAGGCGTTTCATTCTTCTTCTCGGGCGCTCTTAAGAGATTATCAGGATGAGTATCAGGACCGTGTTTCTGAAATAGTGACCGCGCTGCAAAGAACACAGCAGAGTGCCGAGACCCTGCTAGGTAGGAGGGTGCCTTTCACCGAAGCCGGGCCAGTCCACGCTCGAGAGAAATGTTTGCAGTTTTAAGAAAACGACCGGCTAGAATTtaagtttccatttcttcttccttttagcTGACACCAAATTCCACAGGTGAGGGCAGGCACTGTGTGACTCGGCCACGCTGGCGGGTGCACTGCTCCCTCCCAGCTCCCACTGCAGCCCCGCTTGCTGGAGGAGCTCCTTGTTCTCCTGGTCACCACAGGGCACTTCCCCGGCCTTGACGGTCACTGCTGAACTGGCACCCGTGTCCACGTTGGGCGTTCTGTGTCAGAGTTTCCTATAATATGacgtgagattttttttttctgtcttatcaCTTcagttctttcttcatttctaagaATGCCACAGCATTTTGGCTACTCTTTTGTTATAATGGATTTATTATCTTCAGCTACTGTGCTTGAAGCCTGTGGAAGAGGTTACTTTAGTTCTGCAGTTTTAAACTCATCGTCCAAATTGCACTAGCCGGCCAGgcccaatggctcatgcctgtaatcccagcaccttgggaggccgaggcgggcagatcacatgaggccaggagtttgagagcagcctgggcaacagggtgaaacccgtctgtactaaaaatacaaaaattagccgggtgtggtggcgcatgccttcgatctcagctacttgggaggctgaggcaggagaattgcttgaacccgggaggcagaggttgcagtgagccgagatcgcaccattgcactccagcctgggcgacagagcaagactctgtctcaaaaaaacaaaagaaccaaaTAGCACCATCCCCACGTTCGTCTCATGCTCACAGCTTCTGCCCAGTGTTCAGTGTGTCCACAGGCCAAACAGATGATGGTCAAGTTAGGAACTTGGTCAAGGGTTGTGCTGCTGATATTCCAAAATAGGTGTGTGGAAACTTTGGAACCTGTACTGATCTTTTGCGAGGCTACATGATGTTTTATTGAAATCACTGCTGTAGCCTAGTTTTCTTCAGTGCACTCTGCTCAGTAACTCCCCTGAGGCCGTGTTTGTAGGAGTGacgtgtgcatgcctgtgttcttttttttggggtggggggtggcgggggacagaatctcactctgtcgcccaggccggagtgcagtgtcgccatctcagctcactgcaacatctgcctcctggattcaagctattctcccgcctcagcctcccaagtagctgggactataggcatctgccaccacgcctggctaattttgtatttttagtagagatgggattttaccatgttggccacgctggtctcgaactcctgacctcgggtgatctgcccacctcagcctcccaaagtgctaggattacaggcacgagccaccacagccggcaaCGCCTGTGTTCTTATAAGCCATGTGCTCCAGGGAAAGGGACAATCATGTTATTTTGTGAAAAGCAGTGTACTTAAGCTTTGAAAAGGTGAAACTCAAAGGGAGAAGCAGGGAGCCGCCAAGGCTCTCCCGCAGAGGGAATGCTGACGTGTGAGGAGGCAGGGCCTGCTGAGACCCTGCCTGTGGGAGCCACCGTGCAGTCCTGCCACACAGAGGGGTCCCCAGGTGGCTTATTTGTGCCCAGGCGTTAGGCTCAGGAGCTCGGGGCCTCCTTACCTGGCTTCCCTGGGGGCGCGACTTCTCCCCTCGAGTTCCATGCTCCTCAAAGATGAGCCTCAGCCACCTCAGGTGCCCAGGCAGCTCCTTTCAGCCGCGCTGACAAGAGGGATAGTGGGGACAGGCTGGTGGCTGGGGCCGGACACACTCAAGGCTCAGATGACCAAGTGACTGGGAGGGTCTCTCTCTTGCTGTGGGGGACCCCTCCCGCTTTCTTACGCCCGCATTGAGTCTGGACCCGGTAACGGGTGTTTCTTTCAGAAAGGGAGCGTGCGCGGTTCTGCAAGTCCAGCTTGGTTTCAGGCCTCATGAGAGCTGCATCTGTGCTGAGGGGGCCTTGTCCCTGCAGGTCCTCGGGCCTGGGGTAGAAAGCCCCAGGCCGGGCTGCATCCTTTGGCTAAGTGACATGTGGAGGGGTCCCTGGCTATCATGACACGTACAGCCGCGAGGCGTCCTCTGCAGCACGACACCGAGCTCCATGTCACCCTCACGCTGCCTCCACGGCAATGGCCAGTCTGGGGATTGGGGTGTCCACGCTCGTCCAAGGCCCCCACGCGGTGCCCACTCATCGCCACATCACCTGGCACCATCCTGGTAGGACAGAGGCGGGAGTAGAGGCCCAGGCCACTGTAACAATCCCCAGCAGCAGAGCTGGGCCCCAGCAtctccttccctgccccactcccCCCTCACCAAGGGCTCCCAGGTGCTTTAGGAGCAGAGACCTCCTTCGCTGCCATGCAGACGATGGAGCAGCATTCACAGGCTGATGGCATTTCAGGCTGATGATGGACGGGGTGACTGTGGGGCCAGGTCCCCCAGGCGAGCTCTGTGAGTCCCTGGTCGTGGTGGAGACAGGGCAGCCTGGGTCCAAAGCGGTCAGGAGCACAGGCCACAGCACGCAGCCGGCCCTGGAGGactccattattttttaaaatgtctcccATACTTAGAGAAAGGAATTTGACCTGCTGGGCCCCATGGATGTCCTCTCCGGTAAAATGCCTCCGTCCCTTTGTCCTTTCAGCATGCCAGTCAAAGGTGGCGCACCTGGAGCGGGCCTTGCAGGACGTCAGTGCGCGTCACCAGCTggagaggcagagaaggaaggTCCCACACCACAGCCTGGTGGTGGGTGTGGGCGTCAGGGGAGACCTGGGGCGGCCCCGGGGAGAGGCCCACGCAGAACGTGCAGAAGCCTCCTCGCCGGAGGGACAGCGGGAGGGACAGCGGGGGGACAACGGGGGGACAGCGGGGGGGACAGCGGGGGGGGACAGCGGGGGTGTGACAGCGGGGGGGACAGCGCAGGGGGACAGCGGGGGGGACAGCGGGGGGGACAGCGGGGCGGCCTGGCCGGAGGGCAGAGGGGCAGAGCTGCGGGGGCTGCGACCTGCGTCTTCACCCAGGAGGCGATGGCAGCTGGAGGACGGGTGAGGGCGCCGCAGGCTGATTTAGGCTTTCGGGGTCACTCTGGCTGCTCGGTCGGGAGGCCACGACGGGGAGCAAGGGGGATGACTGCAGTTTCACGGGGGCTGTTGGCCTGGGCCACATTGGTGGCGATGCAGGAAGTGGGACCGGCTGCTGTGAGGCACAAGGAAAGAGCTGTAGCGGGCAGTTGGGGGCGGGGGAATCTGCA
This region includes:
- the LOC101144847 gene encoding putative uncharacterized protein KIF25-AS1 translates to MGDILKNNGVLQGRLRAVACAPDRFGPRLPCLHHDQGLTELAWGTWPHSHPVHHQPEMPSACECCSIVCMAAKEVSAPKAPGSPWMVPGDVAMSGHRVGALDERGHPNPQTGHCRGGSVRVTWSSVSCCRGRLAAVRVMIARDPSTCHLAKGCSPAWGFLPQARGPAGTRPPQHRCSSHEA